A genomic segment from Montipora foliosa isolate CH-2021 chromosome 9, ASM3666993v2, whole genome shotgun sequence encodes:
- the LOC137971307 gene encoding uncharacterized protein, which translates to MGFMNCTFPLAVYGLQDAYSGYILYLKLWTSNSDPKIIGRWYLQHLYESKVISNNLRLDKGTETGYMATIHSYLRQQGDASSNGTDTVHYGPSTNNKIERWWRELHNRLERFFKRQLLMLLERGHYDPNNQTDRNLLAFIYIPVIQKEMTIFRETVWNSHRVRHQRDAQMPKGIPSHLYSFPEQYGAEDCGFPVTNQALDEVAEVSGVMTVGDDFLSGDVRRECERVIPKVENVEAIDAADTYLFLKANYREP; encoded by the exons ATGGGATTCATGAATTGTACATTCCCCTTGGCCGTATATGGACTCCAAGATGCATATAGTGGATATATTCTGTACTTAAAGCTCTGGACCTCAAACTCAGACCCCAAAATTATTGGAAGGTGGTATTTACAACACCTGTACGAGTCAAAAG TCATTAGTAATAATCTCAGGCTTGACAAGGGAACAGAAACTGGTTATATGGCCACCATTCATTCTTACCTGAGGCAACAAGGAGATGCTTCTAGTAATGGAACTGATACTGTTCATTATGGCCCATCCACAAATAATAAG ATTGAAAGATGGTGGCGTGAACTTCACAACCGATTGGAAAGGTTTTTCAAAAGGCAGTTATTGATGTTGCTTGAGCGAGGACATTATGATCCTAACAATCAAACTGACAG AAACCTGTTGGCCTTCATATATATCCCTGTGATCCAGAAAGAAATGACCATATTCAGAGAGACAGTATGGAATTCACACAGAGTGAGACATCAAAGAGATGCCCAGATGCCTAAAGGAATACCAAGTCACttatattcatttccagaacaGTATGGAGCAGAGGACTGTG GTTTTCCAGTGACAAATCAAGCACTAGATGAGGTTGCAGAGGTCTCTGGAGTAATGACAGTTGGAGATGACTTCCTCTCTGGTGATgtgagaagagaatgtgaaaggGTCATACCCAAAGTAGAGAATGTAGAGGCAATTGATGCTGCTGATACATATTTGTTTCTAAAGGCCAATTACCGGGAGCCATGA